One Vitis riparia cultivar Riparia Gloire de Montpellier isolate 1030 chromosome 4, EGFV_Vit.rip_1.0, whole genome shotgun sequence genomic window carries:
- the LOC117913627 gene encoding aconitate hydratase 1: MASSNPFASILKTLEKPGGGEFGKYYSLPALGDPRVDKLPYSIRILLESAIRNCDEFQVKAKDVEKIIDWENSSPKQVEIPFKPARVLLQDFTGVPAVVDLACMRDAMNKLGGDSNKINPLVPVDLVIDHSVQVDVAGSENAVQANMELEFQRNKERFGFLKWGSNAFHNMLVVPPGSGIVHQVNLEYLGRVVFNTEGILYPDSVVGTDSHTTMIDGLGVAGWGVGGIEAEAAMLGQPMSMVLPGVVGFKLSGKLRDGVTATDLVLTVTQMLRKHGVVGKFVEFYGEGMRELSLADRATIANMSPEYGATMGFFPVDHVTLQYLKLTGRRDETVSMIESYLRANNMFVDYSQPQVEKVYSSYLELNLEDVEPCVSGPKRPHDRVPLKEMKADWHSCLDNKVGFKGFAIPKGSQSKVVEFSYHGTPAQLRHGDVVIAAITSCTNTSNPSVMLGAALVAKKACELGLEVKPWIKTSLAPGSGVVTKYLEKSGLQKYLNQLGFHIVGYGCTTCIGNSGDINESVASAISENDMVAAAVLSGNRNFEGRVHPLTRANYLASPPLVVAYALAGTVDIDFEKEPIGVGKDGKQIFFRDIWPSTEEVANVVQSSVLPAMFKATYEAITQGNPMWNQLSVPSSTLYTWDPKSTYIHDPPYFKSMTMSPPGPHGVKDAHCLLNFGDSITTDHISPAGSIHKDSPAARYLMERGVDRRDFNSYGSRRGNDEIMARGTFANIRIVNKLLKGEVGPKTLHIPSGEKLSVFDVAMRHKSEGQDTIILAGAEYGSGSSRDWAAKGPMLLGVKAVIAKSFERIHRSNLVGMGIIPLCFKPGQDAETLGLTGHERYTIDLPSSVSEIKPGQDITVVTDNGKSFTCTMRFDTEVELAYFDHGGILQYAIRNLIGGRS, from the exons ATGG CGTCATCGAATCCTTTTGCGAGCATACTGAAGACACTTGAGAAGCCTGGAGGCGGCGAATTCGGAAAGTACTACAGCCTGCCGGCGCTCGGCGATCCAAGAGTCG ATAAGCTTCCGTATTCTATTAGGATTCTTCTTGAATCAGCGATTCGGAATTGTGACGAGTTTCAAGTTAAGGCTAAGGATGTTGAGAAGATCATTGATTGGGAGAATTCTTCTCCCAAACAGGTTGAGATTCCGTTTAAGCCTGCTAGAGTGCTTCTACAG GATTTCACGGGTGTTCCCGCCGTTGTTGATCTTGCATGCATGCGAGATGCCATGAACAAGCTAGGTGGggattcaaataaaattaatccacTG GTGCCTGTTGATCTAGTCATTGATCACTCAGTCCAGGTTGATGTTGCCGGATCAGAAAACGCAGTGCAGGCAAACATGGAACTTGAGTTCCAACGAAACAAAGAAAGATTTGGTTTTCTCAAATGGGGGTCAAATGCATTCCATAACATGCTTGTTGTTCCTCCAGGATCTGGGATAGTCCACCAG GTGAACCTGGAATACCTTGGCAGAGTTGTGTTTAACACAGAGGGCATCCTTTACCCTGATAGTGTTGTTGGAACAGATTCACACACTACTATGATAGATGGATTAGGCGTTGCTGGCTGGGGAGTTGGTGGTATTGAAGCAGAAGCTGCAATGCTTGGCCAG CCCATGAGCATGGTTCTACCTGGTGTGGTTGGGTTTAAATTATCAGGAAAATTGAGAGATGGTGTGACTGCTACTGATTTGGTTTTGACAGTAACTCAAATGCTGAGGAAGCATGGTGTTGTTGGCAAGTTTGTGGAGTTCTATG GTGAAGGCATGCGTGAACTGTCATTAGCAGATCGTGCCACAATTGCCAATATGTCCCCTGAGTATGGTGCTACCATGGGTTTCTTTCCTGTGGATCATGTCACTCTGCAATATTTGAAATTGACTGGCAGAAGGGATGAAACT GTTTCTATGATAGAATCCTACTTGCGGGCCAATAATATGTTTGTGGATTATAGTCAG CCCCAGGTTGAGAAGGTATACTCTTCGTACCTAGAATTGAATCTTGAGGATGTGGAACCCTGTGTATCAGGGCCCAAGAG GCCACATGATCGGGTTcctttgaaagaaatgaaagcgGATTGGCATTCTTGCTTAGACAATAAAGTTGGATTTAAG GGGTTTGCTATACCAAAGGGATCTCAAAGCAAGGTTGTGGAGTTCTCATACCATGGGACTCCAGCACAACTTAGGCATGGGGATGTTGTTATAGCTGCAATCACTAGTTGCACAAATACCTCAAATCCTAGTGTAATGCTGGGAGCTGCTTTGGTTGCAAAGAAAGCTTGTGAATTAGGATTAGAG GTGAAGCCATGGATTAAGACAAGTCTTGCTCCTGGATCTGGGGTTGTAACCAAATATTTAGAGAAGAG TGGCTTGCAAAAGTATTTGAATCAGCTAGGTTTTCATATTGTTGGTTATGGATGCACCACATGCATTGGGAATTCTGGAGACATTAATGAATCAGTGGCATCAGCTATTAGTGAAAATG ACATGGTAGCCGCAGCTGTGTTATCTGGAAATAGGAATTTTGAGGGCCGTGTGCATCCTTTAACAAGGGCAAATTACCTTGCTTCTCCTCCCCTTGTGGTTGCTTATGCTCTTGCTGGCACA GTTGATATTGATTTTGAGAAGGAACCCATTGGGGTTGGGAAAGATGGAAAGCAGATATTTTTCAGGGATATTTGGCCATCCACTGAAGAAGTAGCAAAT GTTGTACAATCAAGTGTGTTGCCTGCCATGTTTAAGGCTACATATGAAGCAATCACCCAAGGAAATCCCATGTGGAATCAATTGTCCGTACCTTCCAGCACCCTCTACACCTGGGACCCAAAATCAACCTATATACATGACCCACCCTACTTTAAAAGCATGACTATGTCCCCTCCAGGTCCTCATGGAGTTAAGGATGCTCATTGCTTGCTCAATTTTGGAGACAGTATTACAACTGACCACATCTCGCCTGCTGGTAGCATCCATAAGGACAGTCCTGCAGCCAGATACCTCATGGAACGAGGTGTTGATAGGAGAGATTTCAATTCTTATGGAAGTCGTCGTGGTAATGATGAGATCATGGCAAGGGGCACTTTTGCTAACATTCGCATTGTCAACAAGCTATTGAAAGGAGAAGTTGGACCCAAAACACTTCACATTCCCAGTGGCGAGAAACTCTCTGTTTTTGATGTCGCCATG AGGCACAAGAGTGAGGGCCAGGATACCATTATTCTGGCTGGTGCCGAGTATGGTAGTGGAAGCTCTCGTGATTGGGCTGCCAAGGGTCCAATGCTGCTG GGTGTGAAAGCAGTGATAGCAAAGAGCTTTGAGCGAATTCACCGCAGTAATCTGGTGGGTATGGGTATCATTCCCCTGTGCTTTAAGCCTGGGCAGGATGCTGAGACTCTTGGGTTGACTGGCCATGAACGCTACACGATCGACCTTCCTAGCTCAGTTAGTGAAATAAAACCGGGTCAAGATATCACCGTAGTGACAGACAATGGGAAATCATTTACTTGTACCATGAGATTCGATACAGAG GTAGAACTGGCTTATTTTGATCATGGAGGCATTCTGCAGTACGCCATCAGGAACTTGATCGGTGGGAGAAGTTAA
- the LOC117913628 gene encoding probable prolyl 4-hydroxylase 10 — translation MAKARYPRFPPRKSSSSTVVLSMLLMFSFVVLVLLALGLLSIPSHSGDSPRANDLSTIVHRTVERSDGNDGKGEPWSEVISWEPRAFVYHNFLSKDECEYLIKLAKPHMQKSTVVDSSTGKSKDSRVRTSSGTFLTRGQDKIIRGIEKRLSDFTFLPVEHGEGLQILHYEVGQKYEPHYDYFLDDYNTKNGGQRMATVLMYLSDVEEGGETVFPAAKGNFSSVPWWNELSECGKEGLSVKPKMGDALLFWSMKPDASLDPSSLHGGCPVIKGNKWSSTKWIRVNEYKI, via the exons ATGGCGAAAGCCAGGTACCCGCGTTTTCCACCTCGGAAATCGTCGTCTTCCACGGTTGTTCTTTCCATGCTTCTCATGTTCTCCTTCGTCGTTCTCGTTCTTCTTGCTCTCGGGCTCCTCTCGATTCCGAGCCACTCCGGCGATTCACCACGAGCCAATGATCTCAGTACCATTGTTCACAGGACAGTGGAGAG AAGTGATGGAAATGATGGGAAAGGGGAGCCATGGAGTGAAGTGATCTCATGGGAACCCAGAGCTTTTGTTTATCATAATTTCTTG TCCAAGGATGAATGCGAGTACCTAATCAAACTTGCTAAGCCTCATATGCAAAAGTCAACTGTAGTTGATAGCTCAACAGGCAAGAGTAAAGATAGCAG GGTCCGCACAAGCTCTGGAACATTTTTGACTAGAGGTCAGGACAAAATTATTAGAGGCATTGAGAAAAGGCTTTCTGATTTCACCTTCCTGCCCGTAG AGCATGGTGAAGGACTTCAAATTCTCCACTATGAAGTTGGACAAAAATATGAGCCTCACTATGACTACTTCCTTGACGATTATAACACTAAGAATGGAGGACAGCGTATGGCTACAGTTCTTATGTACCT CTCTGATGTTGAAGAAGGGGGTGAAACAGTATTCCCTGCTGCCAAAGGGAACTTCAGTTCAGTGCCTTGGTGGAATGAGTTATCTGAATGTGGAAAAGAGGGACTTTCTGTTAAACCAAAGATGGGTGATGCATTGCTTTTCTGGAGCATGAAGCCTGATGCTTCTCTTGATCCCTCAAGTTTGCATG GTGGTTGCCCTGTGATTAAAGGAAACAAGTGGTCATCAACTAAATGGATTCGCGTCAATGAGTACAAGATTTAA